Sequence from the Neptunomonas japonica JAMM 1380 genome:
TCTAACTGGTCGGCAACCTGAGGCCCAATACGGTTCAGCGTGCCATCAATGATTTTGTTTCGCTCTTTAATCGTTGTGTACACATCGTCAACGCTGAGGGTGTAAGTTTTCATTCTTGCCTGAGTATCATTCAGTAGGTTACGACGGCTGCGGTTTTCTAGAACAGTGTCGAGTTTATGTAGGTCCTCAGCCAAAGCAGTAAATTCTTGTTTGGCACGCTGATAATCTGAATCCAAGTTAGTGACTAAGAACTTAGTCACATAGAGTCGACCTAAGAGTAATTGTTCTTGTGCACGAGAAGCATAATAGGTGGCTTGTGTATCATTATCTTTATAGGCTGAAGTAATAATGTCGGTAACATTCTTACGCATCTGTAGGCCATTGGGGTCTAATGAATCTTTCACAATCTCATTACGGTGTTGAAAGTACTCCTGAACCTTGTTGAAACCTTCTTCGTATTCCCTAATGCTAATTATTGCGCTTTTAATGAGTGGTGCTCGGGTTGGTTGTTCAATCTCCAGGCTCGCTTCATTTAATAACGTCTTGAGTAGTGCCAAACGCTTATTGAAGTCGTTAACATTTTCAGGACTTTGTTGTTTTAAATATTTAAGGGCATCCAAGCGAACTATTAATAAGTTTGCTTGGACGCGGCCCGCTAGGTTGCTGTCTCTTGCTAAGCCTCTGTATTCAACAAAGTTGCTATAAGCAGTATTTAAACCAATATAAGCAATCCCCGCTAGTACGGACATGAGCACTAGCATCGCACCGAAAGAGCTGGAGAGCTGGGTTGTAAGCTTCATTCTTTTGAACATGGAGTACCTTTTAAATTGATAGTTTACTTACCATCCATCGCTAAGTTTTTAAGTATTCAGACCAGATAAATCATGTCGTATGTGTATCGTTATATTTTATAAAATATGGTACGCAACACTTTTGTTAAGCTAACATTCATATAGCGAATACTTTTCTATCTGTTTGTTTTTATTCAAGAAAACAGATTGTTTAAAAGAGTAGTAGATAGATTCTAAATAGTGTGGGTTTATTAGGTTTTTCTTAATTAAATTTGAATAAATGTCTTAGATGCCTCAATTATTCCAGTCTTATGCATACAACGTATAATGTTGCGAATATGCTTATCGAAGGCTCATTTTTATTTGAACTAGATGGCTTAAATAAAGCCTCTTTATAAAGGAGTGGATATTGGAAAGGGCAATTATTCCTAATGCCGATACGGTTGTGGTATTAGATTTTGAGACCACAGGTTTGTCGCCTGATATGGGAGATAGAGCGATTGAAATTGGTGCTGTGCGTATTGAGCAAGGTGAGATAACAGGGCGTTTTCAGGCATTAATGAATCCCGGTGTACGGGTCAGTAGTTTTATTGAAGACTATACGGGCATCACAAATAGCATGCTAAAAGATGCTCCTTCATGTGGTGAAGTGATGCATCAGTTTGCTGACTTTATCAATGGCTATAATTTGGTTGCTCATAATGCGTCATTTGATAAACGTTTTTTAGATGCAGAGCTAGGGATGATTTCAAGGGGGTATACTGGGCAGTTTGCGTGTTCGATGCTGGTGGCACGTAGGTTGTACCAGAATTCGCCCGATCATAAGTTAGGTACATTAATTAACCACGCCAATATCCCTAGTGAAGGTACTTTTCATAGAGCCTTATATGACTCAGAAATGACAACTAAACTGTGGCTTTCTATGCTCGGTGTTATGCATGAGCAATATGCAATATCTAACGCGCCTTTCAAATTATTACAAACACTTGCCAAAACACCAAAAAGCGCAGTTCGTCGACTACTTGAACGCTCATCGTCAAACAAAAAATAGACAGAGTATAGAGAAAAAAAAGCCCCTCAAAGAGGGGCTCAAGACCTGTAACTGAGAGTTATTTAAGCGCCGATGATTCCACCATCTTCGCGCTGTACTACCATAATCGTTGAGCGAGGCTTGCTGTTGCCACCCGCTGGGAAGTGTGAAGGAGCGTTTTTCTCACCAGGGTGCTGTATGCCAACAAACATGCTGCGTTGGTCTGGCGAGAATGTCAGGCCAGTAATCTCACAGGCGATAGGGCCCGTAGCAAAGCGACGTATTTCACCGGTGTCAGGATCAGCACATAGCATTTGGTTATTACCCATGCCTGCATAATCCCCTTCATTTGAGTACTTGCCATCAGTAAGAACCCATAAGCGGCCTGCTTTATCAAAGCCTAAGCCGTCTGGGCTGTTAAACATGTTTTCATCTGTGATGTTCGCACTGCCTGCATACAAGTCGCTATGCACGGTTGGATTACCTGCAACTAAAAACAGATCCCAGTCGAATGTGTTGCTTGTGTGGTCAGCGTTTGCAGGCTTCCAGCGAACAATTTGACCGTATTTATTTTCAGCACGTGGGTTAGGGCCTGTAACTGGCTGATTGTCTTTTTTACCACGGTTCTTGTTGTTAGTTAACGTACAACATACCGTCTGGTTATTTGGGTGAACGGCAACCCACTCAGGTCGGTCCATTGTTGTTGCGCCAACAATGGTGGCGGCTTCACGTGCGTAGATTTGAATGGTAGCTTGATCCGCAAAGCCGTTTTCGGCGGTAAGACCATTTTTGCCGTGTGTTAGCTCTAGCCACTCGCCATTACCCTTCAATTCACCTTCTTGTGCATCAAAGCGAGCCACAAAAAGAGTGCCTTCTTCTAATAGATCACGGTTAGCGGCTTTGTTGTCTGGGTTGTAACGGTTTTTAGAAACAAACTTATAAAGGTGCTCACCACGCTCATCATCACCAAGATAAACAACAACGTGGCCATTGTCAGCTAGAGTTACGGCAGCATTCTCATGCTTGAAACGCCCTAAAGCAGTGCGTTTTTTCGGTGTAGAAGTAGGGTCCATTGGATCTATTTCTACTACCCAACCATGGCGATGCGGCTCGTTAGGCTCTTGAGACATATCAAAACGCTGATCGAACTTGTACCACTGGTACTTATTCTTATCGGCTTTTAGACCGTAACGTTTTTGGTGCTTATCCATCTCCGTACCCGGCGCTGCAAAGTAGCCGTTAAAGTTTTCTTCACAAGTAAGGTATGTGCCCCAAGGCGTTTCGCCGTTAGCGCAATTGTTAAATGTACCTAATACTTTTTTACCGCTCGGATCAGCTTTAGTTTGTAGCAGAGGGTGGCCAGCAGCCACACCTGTGATTTGCATCTCAGTATTAGCGGTAATACGGCGGTTATAGGTGGAGTCTTTCAAATAATGCCAATGGCCGTCGGCTTTACGCTCTACTTCAAAGACAGATACGCCATGTGCTGCTTGGGCCTTTTTCACATCATCTGCAGTCAGCTCTTTTCCCTGATGAGCAAATAGCAGTAGGTAATTAGTGTATTCGTTATTCACAGCCAACAGAGCACGGTTAGCAGAAAGAGGAAAAAGGCTCATGCCATCGGTGTTGTCGCCAAACTGTCCGGCTTGTGCAGCGCTGGTTTGTGTACCTGATTCATCAAAAGCAGGAGCGCCTTTTAAAATTGGGTCACCCCAAGATATCAGCGGTTTAGCAATGTAGCCCTTAGGAACAATAAACTCATCAGATGTGCTGACTGGTAATGCAGTGAAACCTAACAATTGGCTAGCTGGCTGTGCGGCGGCTGCAATTGCCTGTGCTAATGGATTGGCGGCTAGAAAAAGACCCATTGCAGCGGCGCCACCTTGCATGAAACGGCGGCGGCTTAATCCACTATCCACTATTTTGGAGAAATCAGAGTCATCATTAAGTCGGTTAGCATCATTTTGAAGTTTGATTTTGTTCATTACAGATATCCAGTTACTTTTTAAAGGTAATGCCAAAATGGCGTTGGCGAAATCTAATGAGCGGAAGGCTAAACGTCATTTGTTAACAAAAGATGACAGTCGGTAATGAGATTACAGTGTAGGTAGCGTTATTCTGCTAGGGGGAGTAAGAAAATATTTTTTTTAGACTACACTATATGCCATGTGGTTATTGTAATCATAATTTGACGAAAACGACGTTCGTTACTATTTTTTAATGCTTTTGTTATAGGTTTTTCGTGAATGTCGTTAGCGGTCTTTTGGAGTTATGTCTTGTTTTTACTTAAATTATGATAGATACCACTCATGTAAATGCTGAAATCGGGGAAGCTTATCAGTGAATTACCATAATAAAAGCAGACAAGAAATGCTTGATGTACAGTTTGCAACGCGATTACGGCTGTGCAAAATTCAGGCATTGATTGGTTTTGTATTGTTATTGGTTTTCAGCTTGATTAGCTATAATAACCAGTCTTTTTTACTCGCCACCATCCTTTTTAGCTGTGCAGTCAGTGGATCTTTCATTCTTTACTTGTTGTATTGGACTAGACGAGTTGGACTAGCTATTCACTTGTTGAATGTTAATTTGTTTGTGTTGCCATTGGCGCTTTTGATAACAGGTGGGCATGAAAACACGGGTGTTTTTTGGATCTATCCGCTTTTGGCGATAACACTGTTTGTTAACCGTTTTTGGACTGCTGTAACGCTTTACGGTAGTTTTATACTCATTAGTAGTCTAATTCTTTTTACCCCTTTATCTGGCTTGTTAGTGACAAGTTACTCTTTCGTTGAATCTGTGCGGTTTGAAGTAACACTATTTGTGTTATGTCTTATCTGTTTGGCTGTTTTGCATTCCAAAGAGCGTGCCGATGAGATGATCATACAATTACATGATGAAGATATACGTAAGCTGGCCTATTATGATGCGCTTACAGGTTTACCCAACCGTAGGAACTTTAAATCTAATCTGACGCGTTTATTACGCCGTGCTGGCAAAGAAGATAAGCGTGTAGGTCTACTGTATATTGATCTTGATAATTTTAAACAAGTAAATGATAACTATGGTCATGAAGTCGGCGATATCTTGTTGCGTAGCTTCAGCGATTTACTAAAAGAAACAGTACGCCCAACCGATATAGTTATGGATGATAAGTTTGATGAGCTTGCTCGTTTAGGGGGAGACGAATTTGTTGTGATATTAAACGATTTAAGTAGCCCCATAAGCAGTGCAGTCGTTGCTGAGCGTATACTTAAATTGTTCGAAAATGGCTTTGAAACGGTCGAGAATACCCATTCAGTATTTGCCAGCATTGGCATCGCTACTTTCCCAGATGATGCCGCCACTCCCGATGAACTACTGCACCATGCTGATTTGGCGATGTATGAAGCCAAACGTAATGGTCGAAATCGATTTGAATATTACACAAAAGATATTGCAGAGTTATTGCGAGAACGAAACTACATAGAAGAGCAATTAAAGATTGCACTTGAGCAAAACCGGCTTTCACTCGTTTATATGCCGGTGTTTAGCTGCCATACCCTTAAAGTTGTGGGTATAGAGGCACTTTTACGATGCCAGAATTTAGCGGAAGAGGGGATTACTCCTGAGCAATTTATTGCGGTTGCTGAGAAAACAAATTTAATTAAAGAGTTAGATTTGTGGGTTATTGATAATAGCTTAGCCAACCTAGCTGAGTTGCAACAGCAACAAGGTTTTACGGGTAAAGTATGTATCAATATATCTGGAGCTGAACTTAAAAATGATTCGTTTTCACGGGCAGTTGAAGAGTTATTAGAGAAGCACCAAGTGGCTCCTTCTACAGTCGAGTTAGAAATTTCCGAAACGGCTCTTTTATTGAGTGATGAAATCATTGCATTAGCGTTTGAGAAAATAAAAGCACTAGGTGTGTCCATTGCCCTAGATGACTTCGGTACAGGGAGTACGGCGTTTGGGCAACTAAATCACTACCCGCTTGATAGCTTAAAAATTGATAGCTCTTTTGTAAGAGAGCTTTTCTCAGAAGATGCTGATAAAACTAAGATGGTAAAAATTTTTAATAATCTTGGAAAACTTTACGACCTTAGAATCGCCGCAAAAGGTGTAGAAAACCAGAGGCAGTTAGAATATTTACAAGAGATTAATTGTGACTGGATACAAGGTTATCTGCTCTCATACCCTTTGAAAAAGCCTGACTTAATAAGCTTTATCAGCCAAAATGACGCTGATGATACCTCGATTAAAAGTCTTGAAGTACTCTCTTAATTGGCAGTATTACTACGGGTATTGGGCTACATAAAAGCTGGGTGAAAGGCCAAGCTCTTTACGAAACATATAAGTAAAAGCCGAAACAGACTCGTAACCCAAGTGATCAGAAATAGCACTGATTGCGTGTTGCTCACTTAACATACTTATCGCAATTTGAAGTTTTAAGCGTTGTTTCCACTCTCGGTACGATAAACCTGTTTCTTTAATAAAAAGCCGTGTGAGCGTTCGAGAGGATGCCCCAATCTGCTTTCCCCAGTCTTCT
This genomic interval carries:
- a CDS encoding PolC-type DNA polymerase III, whose product is MERAIIPNADTVVVLDFETTGLSPDMGDRAIEIGAVRIEQGEITGRFQALMNPGVRVSSFIEDYTGITNSMLKDAPSCGEVMHQFADFINGYNLVAHNASFDKRFLDAELGMISRGYTGQFACSMLVARRLYQNSPDHKLGTLINHANIPSEGTFHRALYDSEMTTKLWLSMLGVMHEQYAISNAPFKLLQTLAKTPKSAVRRLLERSSSNKK
- a CDS encoding PhoX family protein; translation: MNKIKLQNDANRLNDDSDFSKIVDSGLSRRRFMQGGAAAMGLFLAANPLAQAIAAAAQPASQLLGFTALPVSTSDEFIVPKGYIAKPLISWGDPILKGAPAFDESGTQTSAAQAGQFGDNTDGMSLFPLSANRALLAVNNEYTNYLLLFAHQGKELTADDVKKAQAAHGVSVFEVERKADGHWHYLKDSTYNRRITANTEMQITGVAAGHPLLQTKADPSGKKVLGTFNNCANGETPWGTYLTCEENFNGYFAAPGTEMDKHQKRYGLKADKNKYQWYKFDQRFDMSQEPNEPHRHGWVVEIDPMDPTSTPKKRTALGRFKHENAAVTLADNGHVVVYLGDDERGEHLYKFVSKNRYNPDNKAANRDLLEEGTLFVARFDAQEGELKGNGEWLELTHGKNGLTAENGFADQATIQIYAREAATIVGATTMDRPEWVAVHPNNQTVCCTLTNNKNRGKKDNQPVTGPNPRAENKYGQIVRWKPANADHTSNTFDWDLFLVAGNPTVHSDLYAGSANITDENMFNSPDGLGFDKAGRLWVLTDGKYSNEGDYAGMGNNQMLCADPDTGEIRRFATGPIACEITGLTFSPDQRSMFVGIQHPGEKNAPSHFPAGGNSKPRSTIMVVQREDGGIIGA
- a CDS encoding putative bifunctional diguanylate cyclase/phosphodiesterase translates to MNYHNKSRQEMLDVQFATRLRLCKIQALIGFVLLLVFSLISYNNQSFLLATILFSCAVSGSFILYLLYWTRRVGLAIHLLNVNLFVLPLALLITGGHENTGVFWIYPLLAITLFVNRFWTAVTLYGSFILISSLILFTPLSGLLVTSYSFVESVRFEVTLFVLCLICLAVLHSKERADEMIIQLHDEDIRKLAYYDALTGLPNRRNFKSNLTRLLRRAGKEDKRVGLLYIDLDNFKQVNDNYGHEVGDILLRSFSDLLKETVRPTDIVMDDKFDELARLGGDEFVVILNDLSSPISSAVVAERILKLFENGFETVENTHSVFASIGIATFPDDAATPDELLHHADLAMYEAKRNGRNRFEYYTKDIAELLRERNYIEEQLKIALEQNRLSLVYMPVFSCHTLKVVGIEALLRCQNLAEEGITPEQFIAVAEKTNLIKELDLWVIDNSLANLAELQQQQGFTGKVCINISGAELKNDSFSRAVEELLEKHQVAPSTVELEISETALLLSDEIIALAFEKIKALGVSIALDDFGTGSTAFGQLNHYPLDSLKIDSSFVRELFSEDADKTKMVKIFNNLGKLYDLRIAAKGVENQRQLEYLQEINCDWIQGYLLSYPLKKPDLISFISQNDADDTSIKSLEVLS